Proteins from a genomic interval of Toxoplasma gondii ME49 chromosome Ia, whole genome shotgun sequence:
- a CDS encoding hypothetical protein (encoded by transcript TGME49_295080) codes for MLASTATTRRDKRERDSRAALCRRYSHPSCLCRHVVTTSRVFSGAALCLRLPSPPLPLLSGGSISVSNPRILGNSLLPFPSSVQHLFRALSTSLRDSSPAHQANAAKEKPEACTADRASRGADASATQETEKEKEKALVMPKGGERETGSVSPEGMTSENVKSQAEGSQGDNGVLLVDKTSPQAVAHALRKLCRHSRRQLLLDDSPLPRAPQTPKQQNCEESSERGRRTVET; via the exons GTCGCAGATACTCTCACCCTTCCTGCCTCTGTAGGCACGTTGTGACCACATCCAGGGTGTTCTCAGGTGCGGCACTTTGCCTCCGTCTTCCCTCACCCCCCCTCCCCCTGTTGTCTGGCGGATCCATCTCGGTATCCAATCCGAGAATCCTTGGgaactctcttctcccttttccttcctctgtgcAGCATCTTTTCAGagctctctccacttctcttcgTGATTCTTCCCCC GCGCACCAGGCGAAtgcagcgaaggaaaaaccAGAAGCGTGCACAGCTGACCGCGCCAGCCGAGGAGCGGACGCCAGTgcgacacaggagacagagaaggagaaggaaaaagcacTCGTGATGCCAAAGggaggcgaacgcgagacCGGAAGCGTCAGTCCGGAGGGCATGACCAGCGAAAACGTGAAAAGCCAAGCAGAGGGTTCACAAGGGGACAACGGCGTTCTTCTGGTCGATAAAACCTCGCCACAGGCCGTTGCACACGCACTAAGAAA GCTCTGTCGGCATTCTCGTCGTCAGCTTCTTCTGGATgattctcctcttccgcggGCTCCTCAAACGCCTAAACAGCAAAACTGCGAAGAGTCGAGTGAGCGGGGGCGCCGCACCGTGGAAACCTGA